In the Bos mutus isolate GX-2022 chromosome 10, NWIPB_WYAK_1.1, whole genome shotgun sequence genome, GGAGCCCAAAATTGTCAGAGGCCAGTCTTAGCTGTATTCCCTTTGGAATATTCTTCCCAGGAGGCATTAGGACCTCTGAGCTTACTAATCCAAAGTTCACAAGAATGGGGAGTATAAATTCCCATAGTAAATGATTCAATCTTATTGCTAAAGTGACTTTCCCCCTCTTAGGTTCACATATGCTGGCTATAGGACAGAGGGCAATATGTAGTGGCCAGTGGTTTAAAATATGTTCTGCACAGAATATATAGCCTCCTAAACTTGCTGGTGTGCACTTCCCAACTGATACAAAAGCTGAGCATTTACAAGGCCATTCCATCACACCATCAGTGAGCTGTTTCTTAGTTATggagcatgcatgtgtgtatgcatgctataGTAAATTCTTTTGGTCTGTTGTTATACTTCATTTTCTGTAAAAATGTGCCCAGAGCTGCTGATGTTTCTTGGGACATCACAAGAACAGATAAAGGCAAGAAAGGTATTCTGTAAGCCTATAAATGATAGTTTCTGCAGATGCGCCATGGTtgggaaagaaaaatcagtacCCTGAATAAATTTATATGACTATGAAGACAGATCTGTAATCCTGGAAAATCTGGATGGTGAGTCTACTGAGAGCATGGTGAGGTATGGCACCATAAAGGGTTCTGAGGCTTTATATTTTAGATAGGGCACAGAGAATGCCTATGGAAAAGACTATTAGAGATTACTCACTATACAGGAACAAGATGATTTGCCTCTGTGATGTAAAACTTGCCTCCACATTCCCTCCCTAGACTGCATGTCAAGGAATTTATAGTTTGGTCTTTCTTAGGTCTTAAGGAAACAAACCAACCATTAGCTTTGTTTACAAATGAGTAACATCTATAGTAAGTAAGATTAGTAAGTATCATAGgacatcttttcttccaaggaaagtATACCATTACAGATATTCCCTGTCTGAGGGAAGGGAAAGATGGCTGTATAGGAAGACCCTGAACTCATCTCCTTCCACAGGCACATTGAATATATACCTACATAAAGAGCAACTGCTTCTGAAGAAGATCTGAGGATTGATTGACCATCTACTGCACAGAGTTAATCTACATAAAAATGGAATACCCATGATGAgggtaaaaaaggagagtgaaaaaggtggcttagaactcaacattcaaaatctaagaccatgccatccagtcccatcacatgatggcaaacaaaaggggaaaaagtggaaacagtggcagattttattttcctgggctccaaaatcactgtggacagtgactgcagccacaaaattaaagatgcttgttccttggaaggaaagctacgacaaaacttagacagtgtattaaaaagcaaaggtatcactttgccaacaaaggtctgtatagtcaaagctatggtatttccagtagtcatgtatggatgggagtttggaccataaagaagacagagcaccaaagaatcagttcagttcagtcactcagtcatgtccgactctttgtgaccccatgaatcacagcatgccaggcctccctgtccatcaccaactcccggagttcactcagactcacgtccatcgagtcagtgatgccatccagccatctcatcctctgtcgtccccttctcctcctgcccccaatccctcccagcaccagagtcttttccaatgagtcaactcttcgcatgaggtgtccaaagtactggagtttcagctttcacatcattccttccaaagaaatcccagggctgatctccttcagaatggactggttggatctccttgcagtccaagggactctcaagagtcttctctaacaccgcagttcaaaagcatcaatttttcagagctcagccttcttcacagtccaactctcacatccatacatgaccactggaaaaaccatagccttgactagacagacctttgttggtgaagtaatgtctctgcttttcaatatgctatctaggttggtcagaactttccttccaaggaataagtgtcttttaatttcatggctgcagtcaccatctgcagtgattttggagccccccaaaataaagtctgccactgtttccccatctatttcccacgaagtgatgggaccggatgccatgatctttattttctgaatgttgagctttaagccaactttttcactctccactttcactttcatcaagaggctttttagttcctcttcactttctgccatgagtggtgtcatctgcatatctgagattattgatatttctcccgacaatcttgattccagcttgtgtttctatgctttcaaattgtgaagctggataagactcttgaaagtcccttggactgtaaggagatcaaaccaataatcctaaaggaaatcagccctgaataatcattggaaactccaacactttggccacctgaggcaaagagctgacttactggaaaagacactgatgctgggaaagactgaaagcaaaggagagtggtgcagcagaggatgaaatggttcgatagcatcattgactcaatggacatgaatttgagcaaaactccaggaaatagtgaaaaacagggaagcctggcatgctgcagtccatggggttgccaagagtcagacacgacttagagattGAACAGCAACCCTTCATGGAAACCCCACCAGTCATAGAGACCTTCAAAAGGGAGGAATATGGCTGGTGTGGTCCCCTGAGACATGCTAAACAAATAGTAGTTTCAAATACACCTAGACTATATGAGAAGACAACCTATTTAGTAACCGGAGGTCATCTGTCAAACAAACAGGAAACTGCTGGAGCTCTCAGAGGTCAGAGGTGCTAAGGAGCTCCATTTTTGATGCCCCTCCCACTATGGAGAGTCTGCATGGTCTGTACTTCCTCAGTGCCCAGCCATCCCTCTAAGATTGTCTTAGGTGCTGCACTCCCCAGGCACTGCCTCTAGTCTGGATGCTCATGTTCCAGCCAGCTTGCCAAAGCCCCAAAACACAAGTAGTCTACTCAGGAAGAGGATGCCCCACACTTTTTCAAGAACCACTGGTCAaaccaaatgaaaagacagataaatatgttctaaacaaaagaacaaaatgaaacaccAGACAAACCCtaatgaaatggagataagtaatttacctgataaagagttcaaaaaAATGACTAAAAGGATGTTCATAATACctgggaaaagaaaggaggaactCAGTGAGAACTTAAAATCTTAGATAATGTAAGAAAGAACCAATCACAAATGAAGAATTCAATAACTAGATGGCATCAACAGAAGACTGGATGATTTGAAGAGAAACAATCTGTGAGCTGTGCTAGTGGAAATCACCCAGTcagaacagagaaaaagaagaaagaattttttgAAATGGAAAAGATTTTAGTAAAATTGTGATGTCACAATTTAAAAGCTCTATGGAGTTGGAATCATGAAAAGTACAATTTCTATGCTGCAGAAAATGATAGCTAAAgctaaaaaaaaccaacaaattaGGGAGACATttgaatacaaatacaaatatttgtattataCAAATACAAAAGTTCAAATACAATATTTGAAAgcaaataatagaaatattataataaagGAATTAATATCATTAGCATAGATGTGGCACTGATAAATCAATATGCAAAAGCTAGTATTCCACTGATGAGAACAGGGTGGAATAACATCTCAACACAGGATATTAACTTCTATTTCATAAGAAAAAACATGTGACAACTTTTTGTCTGTCTTGAATCACTTTTGTCCTTCCACTGATGACAGTACCCCACCTCCCCCATTTGAGAAATGTTCCTCCTTAAATTCATATAGTTCTCTGGAGGTTGTCAACCATACACTTTGGTCTTTGCCACTAAGGTGGGCATCCAGACATAGTCCATGAAAGATGTGGCATAGAGCTAAAACAATGCTAACTAGAATTCTTTCATTGTGTTTTAATATAGGTGTTCGGAAAGAAAACCTCTCCCTTTCCTACAGGGTTGCTAGGCTGAAATGACTTAAAATTTGAGTTATTTGCAGCCTCTCTTCACTCCCTACATGATGCATAAAAAAGTCCATGtgcaacagaagaaaataagaccaatgcacagagaaaaaaatagtcaatagagaaggaggaggagaaagaaacagagcaaGGAGCAAGACAAATGGAGTGAATGAGAGATAAAAACCCAAAAGTGTGCAAGTAAATGACTCCCTGGAGTCTGTGAGGCTGGATCCAGTATTAGACATCCCAGTACCCTGAGTCAataagttcctttaaaaaatattaaaagagttTTTGCATTGTGGTAAAAAtctatgtatataaacatacatcTCACCAGTTCTAAGTACAGCTCAGTAATAAGTATATTCAAGTTGTTGTACAATAAATCTATAGATCTTTTCCTCTTGAACAACGGAAACTTTTCAATTCTTTGTTTTAGTTACTTTAAGCTTTTTTTGATTGGATTCCTGACACATGTAATTCAAAGAGTTCAGATTAATAATGTGAAAAAGTACaagtataaaaaaaagaaagttaagataatttttttaaaaagagcttcccaggtggctcaatggtaaaagaatctgccagccaatgcagaagatgcaggaaacgcagatttgatccttgggctgggaagatcccctggaggagcaaatggcaaccagctccagtgttcttgcctgggaaatcccatggacaaaggagactggtgggctaacGTCCAgggaggtcacaaaagagttggacatggcttagtgactaaatgacaaaataaatggATATACAGGTATTAGTTTTCCAAGGATCCAAAAATGGACTCAACAATGAATAAATGATATAAGGGCAATGGCAataaagagaaaaggcaaagaaattatcAAGTAAGATAAGATATAAAGTAAATAACGACTGCTTGTAAGACCAAAGGAATGTTGATAAACTATATAAGAATCTATAAAAATCAGAGTTATTTGCAGTACATCCTTGAGAATAagccttagttcctctttgttgaAATGGGTATTTAATTTGTTGAATTCAAATCCTTCATTTCTTTATAAGAGAATATAGTCATATACAAAGCATTTTCCAAACTTAAATTTAGTTTGAATTCATTCAAATGCAACAGGAATAGTCATGCCAGGAGAAGGAATAGGAAGAACCTGGCTAGTCACATGTGGAAATAAAGTATTTGTAAGAACATAGGGATTAGATGACCTGGAACATAGTATGGAAAAGAGTCAAAAGGTAAACCTTGTGATGCCCAGCCAACACTATCCAGATAGAACTCCTGACCTAAGGATCTTGTTTTTCCAGTGTGATGGTAGGCATATCCTAGTGTGGGGACATAGTCATTAAATACCAAAATCTGATATGATTAAATGTTTGTATAATCCAGCTAACTCTTCTTGCTCTGATTCCCTGCTCATTAATGTTTATATCACTGTTTAACTTCCTAGAAAATTGCCTACAGTTGTGAGTTACATTTATGTGGAAGTTCAGGCCACTTAACTGATTTTTCTATGACAAATTAATAAATAGGCATCTTGatgtatatatttccatgtaGTATTGCTTTATAAGTGTCAGTTGGCAATCCTTTATATAACCCACTCTGACACTGAAGAGAAAATTTTGAagtttcggttcagttcagttgctcagtagtgtctgactctttgggattccatggactgcagcacaccagacttccctgtccatcaccagctcccaagcttgctcaaactcatgtccattgagtctgtgatgccatccaaccatctcatcctctgtctagaagtctgctgctgctgctgctaagtcgcttcagtcatgtccaactctgcgaccccatagacagcagcccagcaggctccatcatccctgggattctccaggcaagaacactggagtgggttgccatttccttctccaaggcatgaaagtgaaagtgttgctcagtcgtgtctgactcttagtgaccccatggactgtctagaAGTCCAGACCATAGTAAATCCATCAGATAATGTCTCCTGAAAAACAAGCAATTGGCCTTCCCAGAAGATACTTTTTACCACACCATATACTTCCTCCAACCATAGTCAGTGACATGGTTTCTCAGTTAACATTTGTAAAAGAATCATATTATTTTGATCTGGGTCATCTGAATGTGAATACAGTACTTGGAATCTCCCAATATTAATAATAGAAGTATAATATCACTCCAACTCAGTAAAGAGACTTTATAATACTTTGGGCATTTAAGAAATCCTTCTGTAAATAATAAATTGACTGCATACTTTCTTCATTgccactttcatttctttgttcctCAATGTATAGATGACTGAATTTAAAAAAGGGGTGAGAACTGCATCAAAAACAACAAGGAATTTGTCTAGGTGTGACGTGGAGTGAGGCCAGATGTAAACAAAGATGCAAGGACCAAAGAACAAAATCACCACCATGACGTGAGTTGACAAAGTGGAGAGGGCCTTAGATGAGCTACCTGAAGAGTGTTTCCGAACAGTGATGAGGATAAAAATGTAGGAGACAATCAATATGAAGAATGATCCTAGGGATATAAATCCACTGTTGGCTGTgaccatggactctagcctgaaGGTGTCTGTGCAGGCAAGTTTGATGAACCGAGGAAAGTCACAGTAAAAGCTATCAATTATATTAGGGCCACAGATTGGCAATTTTACAACAAAACCCAGTTGAACCACAGAGTGAATAAAGCCAATTATCCATGCAGCCACAAGAAGCAGAAGACACATTTTTCTGCTCATAATAGTGAAATAGTGGAGAGGCTTACATATGGCAACATATCTGTCAAAGGCCATGGCGATAAGAAGCACCATCTCCACACCACCAATGATATGGATGAAGAAGATTTGTGCGATGCAGCCTCCAAA is a window encoding:
- the LOC102282691 gene encoding olfactory receptor 4F3/4F16/4F29; this encodes MEPVSPALAGRFFTAEPPEWLSFLFNILTDISVHGMNHSMVSEFVFLGLTNSWEIQLLLFMFSSVFYMASMLGNSLIVLTVMRNPHLHSPMYFLLANLSITDLGVSSVISPKMIYDIFRKHKVISFGGCIAQIFFIHIIGGVEMVLLIAMAFDRYVAICKPLHYFTIMSRKMCLLLLVAAWIIGFIHSVVQLGFVVKLPICGPNIIDSFYCDFPRFIKLACTDTFRLESMVTANSGFISLGSFFILIVSYIFILITVRKHSSGSSSKALSTLSTHVMVVILFFGPCIFVYIWPHSTSHLDKFLVVFDAVLTPFLNSVIYTLRNKEMKVAMKKVCSQFIIYRRIS